From the genome of Prevotella herbatica, one region includes:
- the uvrA gene encoding excinuclease ABC subunit UvrA, protein MEREDKKINVWGARVHNLKNVDVEIPRNSLTVITGLSGSGKSSLAFDTIFAEGQRRYIETFSAYARNFLGNMERPDVDKITGLSPVVSIEQKTTNKNPRSTVGTTTEIYDYLRLLYARAGTAYSYVTGEKMVKYTEEKVIEMITDNYSEKRIFILAPLVRNRKGHYRELFESMRRKGYLYIRVDGEIKDLVRGMKTDRYKNHSIEVVIDKMKVEDVSQERLTKSIQTAMKQGDGLIMILDKDTDEVKYFSKRLMCPTSGISYKDPAPNIFSFNSPEGACPHCKGLGYVNEIDLKKVIPDTKINIHDGAIIPLGKYKNQMIFWQIDSILHKYDCNIKTPFKDIPQEAVDEILYGSLENVKIDKSLVHTTSDYFVNFDGIIKYLQTVIENDDSTSGKKWADQFLATTECPVCKGQRLNKEALSYKIWDKNITEVASMDINDLKDWLDHVEEHLEPQQKRIAKEIIKEIKTRVSFLLEVGLDYLSLNRQSATLSGGESQRIRLATQIGSQLINVLYILDEPSIGLHQRDNDRLIKSLKELRDLGNTVIVVEHDEDMMRAADWIIDIGPEAGRKGGEVVFQGTPEEMLKKHTITADYLNGERQIAIPEIRRKGNGKSIKIYGAKGNNLKNVNVEFPLGKLIVVSGVSGSGKSTLINETLQPILSHHFYRSLKKPMKYDKISGIDNIDKIVNVDQSPIGRTPRSNPATYTGVFSEIRSLFVNLPEAMIRGYKPGRFSFNVKGGRCEACGGNGYKTIEMNFLPDVMIPCEVCHGKRYNRETLEVRFKGKSIADVLDMTINQAVDFFENVPSILPKIKTLQDVGLGYIKLGQSSTTLSGGESQRVKLATELAKKDTGKTLYILDEPTTGLHFEDIRILMDVLQKLTDRGNTVIVIEHNMDVIKLADYIIDVGPEGGRNGGTILATGTPEDIIKSNKGYTPKFLKQVLKSKHK, encoded by the coding sequence ATGGAAAGAGAAGATAAAAAGATAAATGTATGGGGAGCAAGAGTCCACAATCTTAAGAATGTAGACGTAGAGATTCCCCGCAATTCACTAACTGTCATCACTGGTCTTTCGGGTTCAGGCAAGTCTTCGCTTGCTTTCGATACTATATTTGCTGAAGGACAAAGAAGATATATTGAAACTTTCTCGGCTTACGCCCGCAATTTTCTTGGCAACATGGAAAGACCTGATGTTGACAAGATTACTGGATTAAGCCCAGTTGTCAGCATAGAACAGAAGACAACAAATAAAAATCCACGTTCTACCGTTGGTACTACGACAGAAATTTATGACTACTTAAGACTTCTATATGCACGTGCAGGCACAGCCTACAGTTACGTGACTGGCGAAAAAATGGTCAAGTACACAGAGGAAAAGGTTATTGAAATGATTACCGATAACTATTCTGAAAAAAGAATCTTTATACTTGCTCCATTAGTTAGAAACCGTAAAGGTCACTATCGCGAACTGTTTGAAAGTATGCGCAGAAAAGGTTATCTGTATATCAGAGTTGATGGTGAGATAAAGGATTTGGTCCGTGGAATGAAAACGGATAGATACAAAAACCACAGCATTGAAGTCGTAATTGACAAGATGAAAGTTGAGGATGTATCACAGGAAAGACTCACCAAGAGTATTCAGACTGCCATGAAACAAGGTGATGGACTAATCATGATCTTGGACAAAGACACAGATGAAGTTAAATATTTTTCTAAAAGGCTCATGTGTCCCACATCTGGTATATCATACAAAGACCCTGCACCAAATATATTCTCATTTAATTCCCCTGAAGGAGCATGCCCTCATTGCAAAGGTTTAGGATATGTAAATGAGATAGATCTCAAGAAAGTTATTCCCGACACGAAAATAAACATTCATGATGGTGCTATAATTCCGCTCGGTAAATACAAAAATCAAATGATATTTTGGCAGATAGATTCTATCTTGCACAAATATGATTGCAATATTAAGACTCCATTTAAGGACATTCCTCAGGAAGCTGTAGATGAAATTTTATATGGTAGTCTTGAAAATGTAAAGATTGACAAAAGCTTAGTACATACAACATCAGACTATTTCGTTAATTTTGACGGTATTATAAAATATCTTCAAACTGTAATCGAAAATGATGATTCTACATCTGGCAAGAAATGGGCAGACCAATTTCTTGCAACAACAGAGTGTCCAGTATGTAAAGGACAAAGATTAAACAAAGAGGCTCTTTCATATAAGATTTGGGATAAAAATATCACAGAAGTAGCCAGCATGGATATCAATGATCTTAAAGACTGGCTTGATCATGTTGAAGAACATCTTGAACCTCAGCAGAAAAGAATTGCAAAAGAAATTATAAAGGAAATAAAGACACGTGTGTCATTTTTATTAGAAGTCGGACTTGACTATTTATCACTAAATAGGCAAAGCGCAACTCTGTCCGGAGGCGAAAGCCAAAGAATTAGACTTGCGACTCAAATTGGTAGTCAGTTGATTAACGTACTTTACATACTTGACGAGCCTAGTATTGGTTTGCACCAACGTGATAACGACCGACTGATTAAATCTCTTAAGGAACTCCGCGACCTTGGAAACACGGTCATTGTCGTCGAACATGATGAAGACATGATGCGTGCAGCTGACTGGATTATTGATATTGGACCAGAAGCTGGAAGAAAAGGTGGTGAAGTTGTATTTCAGGGAACTCCTGAAGAAATGTTGAAGAAACACACCATAACCGCAGACTATCTAAACGGTGAGCGACAAATTGCAATTCCAGAAATAAGAAGAAAAGGCAATGGAAAGAGCATTAAGATATATGGAGCAAAGGGAAATAATCTTAAAAACGTTAATGTTGAGTTCCCACTTGGTAAACTTATCGTAGTTTCCGGTGTATCAGGATCAGGTAAGTCTACTCTTATAAATGAGACTTTGCAGCCTATCCTCTCTCATCATTTCTACAGATCTCTTAAAAAACCGATGAAGTATGATAAAATCAGCGGTATTGATAATATTGACAAGATTGTAAATGTAGATCAAAGTCCTATCGGAAGAACTCCAAGAAGCAATCCTGCAACTTATACAGGCGTATTCAGTGAAATCAGGAGTTTATTCGTAAACCTTCCTGAAGCAATGATAAGAGGTTATAAACCTGGAAGATTTTCTTTTAACGTAAAAGGTGGCAGATGTGAGGCTTGTGGTGGTAATGGATACAAGACTATAGAAATGAACTTTCTTCCTGATGTAATGATACCTTGTGAGGTTTGTCATGGTAAAAGATATAATAGAGAAACCCTTGAAGTAAGATTTAAAGGAAAATCAATTGCAGATGTTCTTGACATGACAATCAATCAGGCCGTAGATTTCTTTGAGAACGTACCTAGCATATTGCCTAAAATAAAGACGCTACAAGATGTGGGATTAGGATATATAAAACTAGGTCAAAGTTCCACTACCCTTTCAGGAGGTGAAAGCCAACGTGTTAAACTAGCCACGGAACTTGCGAAGAAAGATACAGGCAAGACGCTATACATTCTTGACGAACCAACCACCGGACTGCACTTTGAGGATATCAGAATACTTATGGATGTACTTCAAAAACTCACAGACAGAGGAAATACGGTTATCGTCATAGAACATAATATGGATGTCATTAAACTTGCAGACTATATTATTGATGTCGGTCCTGAAGGTGGCAGAAATGGAGGAACTATTCTAGCAACAGGAACACCTGAAGATATTATCAAAAGTAACAAAGGTTATACGCCGAAATTCCTGAAACAAGTACTTAAAAGTAAACATAAATAA
- a CDS encoding GNAT family N-acetyltransferase, with protein MNLRIQLDTTNIDWNVVVDILQKAGMANRTAEIHQRAFNNSHTVVFVFDADNLVGFGRAISDGEYQAAIYDVAVLPSYQGKGIGKTIVRSIVGNIPNCSFILYASPGKEKFYEKEGFRKMKTGMALFVDAEKMKDKGFIK; from the coding sequence ATGAATTTGAGAATACAACTTGATACTACAAATATAGATTGGAATGTGGTGGTAGACATCCTACAAAAGGCTGGGATGGCTAACCGCACAGCTGAAATACATCAACGGGCATTTAATAATAGTCATACTGTTGTTTTTGTGTTCGATGCAGATAATCTGGTAGGCTTTGGAAGAGCAATATCTGATGGCGAGTATCAAGCCGCTATATATGATGTAGCTGTTCTGCCAAGTTACCAAGGTAAAGGAATTGGTAAAACAATTGTCCGTAGTATAGTTGGGAATATACCTAACTGTAGTTTTATTTTATATGCTTCTCCTGGAAAAGAAAAGTTTTATGAAAAGGAAGGCTTCAGGAAGATGAAAACTGGTATGGCTTTATTTGTTGATGCTGAAAAGATGAAAGATAAAGGTTTTATAAAATAG
- a CDS encoding STM3941 family protein: MENKTYKIFYTWKMILISFLCVLLGVVAFIMAIGKSWSYFHDIFMGVAGIVLFIVGLFMIMYIFYSYIYHIPVFEICEDRIRTYSLFKNKHVDLMFEDVENFQLYSYKHNKQIRIIYTKSGYSKLVEKSGIVKQKLIKFNVGLTGTVGSINVSNMSMKPKEIYAILTEQLRKYKE; encoded by the coding sequence ATGGAGAATAAAACATATAAGATTTTTTATACATGGAAGATGATATTGATTTCATTTCTATGTGTGTTGTTAGGGGTCGTGGCATTTATAATGGCTATTGGTAAAAGCTGGTCATATTTTCATGATATATTTATGGGCGTAGCCGGAATCGTTCTTTTCATTGTTGGATTGTTTATGATCATGTATATTTTCTATTCTTATATTTACCATATTCCAGTATTCGAAATTTGTGAAGACCGCATCAGAACGTATTCTTTATTTAAGAACAAACACGTAGACTTGATGTTTGAAGATGTTGAGAATTTCCAACTTTATAGTTATAAACATAACAAGCAAATAAGGATCATATATACAAAATCTGGTTATAGTAAGCTTGTAGAAAAATCAGGTATAGTGAAACAGAAACTCATAAAGTTTAATGTTGGCTTGACAGGCACTGTGGGAAGTATTAATGTATCTAATATGTCTATGAAGCCTAAAGAGATTTATGCAATACTTACAGAGCAACTTAGAAAATATAAAGAATAA
- a CDS encoding very short patch repair endonuclease → MIASSRSYNMSRIRSKDTKPELIVRHWLWSHGYRYRKNVKRLPGTPDIVLRKYSICIFVHGCFWHGHGHITYPKTNAEFWRNKIERNKQRDDEDKQKLLGMGWNVITVWECQLKKDKLEQSMREVVYWINHSLLLKSGDRFSMHIAATYNLDKGETGIDIAAEPEPNGYKE, encoded by the coding sequence ATGATAGCTTCTTCACGTTCATATAACATGTCACGAATCCGTTCCAAGGATACAAAGCCTGAGCTGATTGTGAGGCATTGGCTTTGGAGTCATGGTTATAGGTATCGTAAGAATGTGAAACGATTACCAGGAACTCCAGATATTGTGTTGAGAAAATATAGTATATGCATTTTTGTTCACGGCTGTTTCTGGCACGGACATGGTCACATAACATATCCTAAAACAAACGCTGAGTTTTGGAGAAACAAGATTGAACGCAACAAACAACGGGATGATGAAGATAAGCAGAAACTGCTTGGCATGGGTTGGAACGTCATAACTGTTTGGGAATGTCAACTGAAGAAAGATAAGCTAGAACAATCAATGCGAGAAGTTGTATATTGGATAAATCACTCTTTACTTCTCAAATCTGGCGATAGATTCAGCATGCACATTGCTGCAACTTATAACTTAGATAAAGGGGAAACTGGTATTGATATTGCTGCAGAACCCGAACCGAATGGCTATAAGGAATAG
- a CDS encoding restriction endonuclease, protein MRIIFEEHHYAAACVQNELKGICTLQDVDKYISVSYVGYFYNPIPEIKDCVFILPKVLLEDKEITTEDGKKTKIEIIANIPTVIDENGNERWVTPEDIISPQGQEKYLPKDYRKFIYEFSVWMYRSLNVYRQNNRDSKAIYYKTLPQEGRGRRHEASTFLDIILSLIRFNNENQNFFIYTIKNLHSGHNKINWTRTISKSQCVVQGNDVVYLNPVNKKRKINFEEELFVIFFSILYYLNDNYGFKAHINCNYDLLIGKQFNLYLRGLGKVRLRQIRYKYFSDKTLQLWDLCYAFFEYAYKINVNMNQHEYLLAKSFEHVFEAMIDDLIGDTDIPKGLKEQYDGKLVDHMYIYDDLVKSDDDDQKDIYYIGDSKYYKNGHNLGKKSIYKQYTYARNVIQWNIDLFANKNEYDEEERYKQIRLRNDDSDPLTEGYNVIPNFFISAYVNKDHSYVEKDNIKIHLNGKEKEHSTDVSSQFEDRLFDRDTLILSHYDVNFLYVIYLYSRNKSSEKSTWRSKVRQLFRDEIRNVLQNKYKFYAMKSKGNPIAGEEFIKEHFKELQGKLYRPYVDNNLYALALSTETNTNPTENDAYKLLSEFFIIDEVTLGDNPQKSLEKKVQQYQIDHPYTNVPQEWLAEYHIERYINDYFVVGMYHDQEHWDWITGKNDKGTLIYNVRLDSGRNGAQKKSHIRKLRPKFAILYEENHEAENNYHVFRIHDYAIMSQERMEKALYPSNHGGPKGEYFVFRFDDEVSFGKIDINKLILSRSQDTANAYIKGEPIFATGSELLEFKP, encoded by the coding sequence ATGCGGATTATATTTGAAGAACACCACTATGCAGCAGCATGTGTACAGAATGAACTTAAAGGCATCTGCACATTGCAGGACGTTGATAAATATATCAGCGTAAGCTATGTGGGCTACTTCTATAATCCTATACCGGAAATCAAGGACTGTGTCTTTATTTTGCCAAAAGTGTTGTTGGAGGATAAAGAGATAACAACTGAAGATGGCAAAAAAACTAAAATAGAAATTATTGCGAATATACCTACGGTAATTGACGAAAATGGAAACGAAAGATGGGTTACACCTGAGGATATAATATCGCCACAAGGGCAAGAGAAGTACCTGCCAAAAGATTATCGAAAGTTCATTTATGAGTTTTCTGTATGGATGTATCGTTCGTTAAATGTTTATAGACAAAATAACAGAGATAGTAAGGCTATTTATTACAAGACTTTACCACAAGAAGGTAGAGGACGTAGACATGAAGCAAGTACCTTTCTTGACATAATATTGTCGCTAATAAGGTTTAACAACGAAAACCAAAACTTCTTTATATATACAATTAAAAATCTGCATAGTGGCCATAATAAGATAAACTGGACTAGAACTATATCAAAATCGCAATGTGTGGTTCAGGGCAATGATGTTGTATATCTGAACCCTGTAAATAAAAAGCGTAAGATAAACTTTGAAGAAGAATTGTTTGTAATCTTCTTTAGCATACTCTATTATCTTAATGACAATTATGGATTTAAAGCTCATATAAACTGCAACTATGATTTGCTTATTGGCAAACAGTTCAACTTGTATCTTAGGGGATTGGGTAAAGTAAGGCTGCGCCAAATAAGATATAAATATTTCTCAGACAAGACATTACAGTTGTGGGATTTATGCTATGCCTTTTTTGAATATGCCTATAAGATTAATGTAAACATGAACCAACATGAGTACTTGTTGGCAAAGAGCTTCGAGCACGTGTTTGAAGCTATGATAGATGATTTGATTGGTGATACAGACATTCCTAAGGGATTGAAGGAACAATATGATGGAAAACTTGTTGACCATATGTATATTTATGATGATTTGGTAAAAAGCGATGACGATGATCAAAAAGATATTTATTATATTGGTGATTCTAAATATTATAAAAATGGGCACAATCTAGGTAAAAAGTCTATTTATAAGCAATATACTTATGCCCGAAATGTGATTCAGTGGAACATTGATCTGTTTGCTAATAAGAATGAATATGACGAAGAAGAAAGGTATAAACAGATTCGTCTACGTAATGATGATAGTGATCCGTTGACTGAAGGATATAACGTGATACCAAATTTCTTCATATCTGCTTATGTAAACAAAGATCATTCTTATGTTGAGAAAGACAATATCAAGATACATTTAAACGGAAAGGAAAAGGAACATAGTACAGATGTATCAAGTCAGTTTGAGGATAGACTATTTGATAGAGACACGCTTATTCTATCTCACTATGATGTAAATTTCTTATATGTGATTTACTTGTATTCTCGAAATAAGAGTTCTGAAAAAAGTACGTGGAGAAGTAAAGTTAGACAACTGTTTCGCGATGAAATAAGAAATGTTCTTCAGAATAAGTATAAATTCTACGCAATGAAGAGTAAAGGAAATCCGATAGCTGGAGAAGAGTTTATAAAGGAGCATTTCAAGGAATTGCAAGGTAAATTATATCGTCCGTATGTTGATAATAATCTATATGCGCTTGCTCTTAGCACGGAAACGAATACCAATCCAACAGAAAATGATGCTTATAAATTGTTAAGTGAGTTTTTTATAATTGATGAAGTTACGTTGGGTGATAATCCTCAAAAGAGTCTTGAAAAGAAAGTGCAACAATACCAAATTGATCACCCTTATACTAATGTTCCTCAAGAATGGTTGGCTGAGTATCATATTGAGAGATATATTAATGATTATTTTGTTGTGGGAATGTATCATGATCAGGAGCATTGGGATTGGATAACAGGCAAGAACGATAAAGGAACTTTGATATATAATGTTCGTCTTGATTCTGGAAGAAATGGTGCACAGAAAAAAAGCCATATAAGAAAGTTAAGACCTAAATTTGCTATACTCTATGAAGAAAATCACGAGGCAGAAAATAATTATCATGTTTTCCGAATTCATGATTATGCGATAATGTCACAGGAAAGAATGGAGAAGGCTTTATATCCATCTAATCATGGAGGACCAAAGGGGGAATATTTTGTATTCCGTTTTGATGATGAGGTTTCTTTTGGAAAAATAGATATAAACAAATTGATTCTATCTCGTAGTCAAGATACAGCTAATGCATATATTAAAGGTGAACCTATCTTTGCTACGGGCAGTGAACTGTTAGAGTTTAAACCATGA
- the dcm gene encoding DNA (cytosine-5-)-methyltransferase produces MRKKFKYIDLFAGIGGFHQAMQSVGGECVFASEIDKNARESYEANYKFDSPNLFAADNKYFNNDITSACPEEIPDFDVCCGGFPCQPFSVAGLRKGFEDTRGTLFFNIANIIKNKKECGVPPKVLYLENVRGLRTHDNGNTFKVILETLEELGYKYKYDVINAKYFGVPQNRERLFIIAWYPNLIHVDDFKFPFGIDINGKTIFEKDRKYLVEHAIPTKVSDVFEPEEVTRTFTISDRMWIGHQERKKRNKANGKGFGYSLYTADSVYASTISARYWKDGSEILIDQSDQGLNPRTLTPVEAGRLQGYRIIGNGWLHPEQENNLNYNETNPEYKIVVSKKEAYRQFGNSVAIPVVKRLAHEIKKQLLDK; encoded by the coding sequence ATGAGAAAGAAATTTAAGTACATTGACCTTTTTGCAGGAATTGGTGGCTTTCATCAAGCCATGCAAAGTGTTGGAGGTGAATGTGTTTTCGCTAGTGAAATAGATAAAAATGCACGTGAAAGTTATGAAGCAAACTATAAATTTGATAGCCCAAATTTATTTGCTGCTGATAATAAATACTTCAATAATGATATAACAAGTGCTTGCCCAGAAGAAATTCCTGATTTTGACGTCTGTTGTGGGGGATTTCCTTGTCAGCCTTTTTCTGTGGCTGGATTAAGAAAAGGTTTTGAAGATACACGGGGTACATTGTTTTTTAATATTGCAAATATAATAAAAAACAAAAAAGAATGTGGGGTTCCCCCTAAAGTTTTATATTTAGAAAACGTTAGAGGATTGAGAACACATGACAATGGAAATACTTTTAAAGTTATTTTAGAAACATTGGAAGAACTTGGATATAAGTATAAATATGATGTTATTAATGCGAAATATTTTGGAGTACCTCAAAATAGGGAGCGTTTATTTATAATTGCTTGGTATCCAAATTTGATTCATGTTGACGATTTTAAATTTCCATTTGGAATTGATATTAATGGTAAAACAATTTTTGAGAAAGATCGCAAATACTTGGTAGAGCATGCAATACCGACTAAAGTCTCAGATGTTTTTGAACCAGAAGAGGTAACTAGAACATTTACAATTTCAGACAGAATGTGGATCGGGCATCAAGAACGAAAAAAGAGAAATAAAGCTAATGGTAAAGGTTTCGGTTATTCTTTATATACAGCTGATAGTGTTTACGCGAGCACGATTTCTGCTAGATATTGGAAAGACGGAAGCGAAATATTAATCGATCAATCTGACCAAGGTTTAAACCCTCGAACTTTAACTCCGGTTGAAGCTGGTAGGTTACAAGGCTACAGAATTATAGGTAATGGTTGGCTTCACCCAGAGCAAGAGAATAACCTCAATTATAATGAAACTAATCCAGAATATAAAATTGTAGTTTCAAAGAAAGAGGCGTATCGTCAATTTGGTAATAGTGTTGCAATTCCTGTTGTTAAACGGCTTGCTCATGAAATTAAAAAACAACTTTTAGATAAATAG